The DNA window CATCCTGGGCGCCGGCACGCTCAACGACATCTCGCTGGCGCTCTTCGTCGGCCTCGCGGCCGGTGCCTACTCCTCGATCTGCCTCGCCACCCCGCTGCTGGCGCAGCTCAAGGAGGAGCAGCCGGAGATGAAGGCCCTGGCCAAGCGGGTGGCGCAGCGCCGCGCAGCCGAGGCCCGGGCCGCCGCCGAGAACCCGTCGTCGGCGTCGGCTGACGCCGCGGAGCAGGACGACGACCAGGAGGGGGCGGACGAGGACGCCGTACCGGCGGGTATCGTCGGTCAGCGGAACCAGCCGGTCGGACGGGGCCGAGGCAAGGGCCGCCCGTCCGGCAAGCGCCACTGACCCCAGGGCCTTCCTGGCCGCCCGGAGCTTCCGGACCTTCGAGAAGAGGACCACGTTGACCGCCGCCTACACGGCCATCCCCGACGCCGCCCTGGCCGAGCTGCTGCTCTCCAGGATCCGGGACGTCCCGGACTACCCCCAGCCGGGCGTGGTGTTCAAGGACATCGCGCCGCTGCTCGCCGACGCCGCCGCCTTCGCGGCGCTGGTGGAGGCGCTCGCGGCCCGGGTCGCGGCGCTGGGCGCGGTCAAGGTGGTGGGACTGGAGGCTCGCGGCTTCGTCCTGGCCGCCCCCGCCGCCCATGCGGCCGGGGTCGGCTTCGTCCCGATCCGCAAGGCGGGCAAGCTGCCCGGCCCGGTCCACAGCCGGGCCTACGACCTGGAGTACGGCTCCGCCGTGGTCGAGGTCCAGCAGGACGCCTTCACCCCGGGCGAGCGGGTGCTGGTGGTCGACGATGTGCTGGCCACCGGCGGCACCGTCTCCGCCGCCCTGGACCTGCTGCGCCAGGCCGGTGCCGAACCGGCCGGCGTGGTGGTCCTGATGGAGCTGGCCTTCCTGGCTGGCCGCAGCCGCCTCGCCGAGCATCTCGGTGACGCCCCGCTGGAGGCCCTGATCGAGGTCTGAAGACCGATCGAGGTCTGAGCGCCGGTCGAGGTCTGAGAGCCGGTCGTACGAGGGCGGGTCCGGAATGCCGGGCCCGTCCTCCGGCGTTCTCCGGGGCATGCGGCGGAACGGATCTTCCACCGCATCGGTACCATGAAGTTCCACCTTCTGCTCCGGTTACCGGGGAGAAGGAATCCGCTCGCCCGAGGAGCGCCCTTGCCCGAAGAGGTTGTGCCCAAGGCCGCGGCTGTCCAGGACAGCGCCCCCACCGCCGGGGACGCCCCCGCTCCGGCCGCCCGGCCCGCCGCGCGCCCGGCCGGGGAGAACCGGCCCGAGGCCGCCACGTCGGCGGGCTCCGGTACCTCGCGCGCCGTCGCGCCCACCGGCAGCCCGGCCCGGCAGCCCGCCTCCTCCTCCAGCGGTCGCG is part of the Peterkaempfera bronchialis genome and encodes:
- a CDS encoding adenine phosphoribosyltransferase, which produces MTAAYTAIPDAALAELLLSRIRDVPDYPQPGVVFKDIAPLLADAAAFAALVEALAARVAALGAVKVVGLEARGFVLAAPAAHAAGVGFVPIRKAGKLPGPVHSRAYDLEYGSAVVEVQQDAFTPGERVLVVDDVLATGGTVSAALDLLRQAGAEPAGVVVLMELAFLAGRSRLAEHLGDAPLEALIEV